From Cydia fagiglandana chromosome 24, ilCydFagi1.1, whole genome shotgun sequence, a single genomic window includes:
- the LOC134676291 gene encoding uncharacterized protein LOC134676291 yields MREMELDIYNMLTSPEGLQYWFTEFDGWVCRFNASFSLSRSLPNLHENASHTQKCQNCAKEQTENKHETRPSSENGIVETQPSTENQTLHEFIVNGLLIAQKKDKIRNNTDFLNIFKGNDDFTHYDYVLLSTVKENGRKHYFKYILRSKI; encoded by the exons ATGCGCGAAATGGAATTGGATATTTata ATATGCTGACGTCGCCAGAAGGCCTGCAGTATTGGTTCACGGAGTTCGACGGATGGGTATGCAGGTTCAATGCCAGCTTCAGCTTGTCAag GTCGCTTCCAAATCTTCATGAAAACGCCAGCCACACCCAAAAATGCCAAAACTGTGCCAAAGAACAGACAGAAAATAAACATGAAACACGGCCAAGTTCTGAAAACGGAATCGTTGAAACACAGCCAAGTACAGAAAATCAAACACTCCACGAATTCATTGTTAATGGATTGTTAATTGCACAGAAAAAAGATAAGATACGAAATAATACtgactttttgaatattttcaaGGGAAATGATGATTTTACGCACTACGATTATGTATTGCTGTCAACTGTGAAGGAAAATGGaagaaaacattattttaaatatatattacgGTCTAAGATttga